A window from Candidatus Neomarinimicrobiota bacterium encodes these proteins:
- a CDS encoding tetratricopeptide repeat protein → MEALIRKYSGIAIAGMIAVVALISIGCQPPQMTPEERKAYEDSVAQARQDSILQANKAKCEFMLSNGYEYYKQRNWEKAIENYEQVRELGCGPGMAENLYLYLGNAYREVGTQDSAIAVYAEGLEHLPDNLYLHQNLAYMYKITNQTQKQIEIQEELVALDSTNVEYLMDLADLYFSTNQFDKQIEILQKVLEIDPQNSVAQSSLITAMEKAGKDPIDALKTRWENNKENSTYGVEYGEKLFERGEYQKAVNVFREVTSIDSENIRAWNRLAAAYDNLEQPAKAIEAYRGILNIDPQRKDIVADIAELYIQMKEFQQAMDWASRAINTGSENGLGYATRGKVYENLAAECSGGSPDFNDKLVYQMAYEDYQQAVSMGYGQINARIEYLTNFIPSKGDWFFHEDEGPEIAPSKDCYSWLDRSVSRPSN, encoded by the coding sequence ATGGAAGCTCTAATTAGGAAATATTCAGGCATCGCAATCGCAGGAATGATTGCGGTTGTTGCCTTGATAAGTATCGGGTGTCAACCCCCTCAAATGACACCTGAAGAACGAAAAGCCTATGAAGACAGCGTTGCCCAGGCCCGACAGGATTCGATCCTCCAGGCAAACAAGGCGAAGTGTGAGTTCATGCTGAGTAACGGCTATGAATACTATAAGCAGCGTAATTGGGAAAAAGCTATCGAAAATTACGAGCAGGTCAGAGAACTCGGATGTGGGCCCGGCATGGCAGAAAATCTTTACCTGTATTTAGGCAATGCGTATCGCGAGGTAGGTACACAGGACTCTGCCATCGCAGTATATGCTGAGGGGCTTGAGCATTTGCCGGATAATCTTTATCTGCATCAGAATTTGGCCTACATGTATAAGATTACCAATCAAACCCAGAAACAAATTGAAATACAGGAAGAGTTAGTGGCGTTGGATTCCACCAACGTGGAATATCTAATGGATCTTGCGGATCTCTATTTTTCAACGAATCAGTTTGATAAACAAATCGAGATTTTACAAAAAGTGTTGGAAATTGATCCGCAAAATTCCGTGGCACAGAGCAGTTTAATTACGGCGATGGAAAAAGCCGGAAAAGATCCGATTGACGCGCTGAAAACCCGCTGGGAGAACAACAAGGAAAATTCAACATACGGTGTTGAATACGGTGAAAAGTTATTTGAACGCGGAGAATACCAGAAGGCGGTCAATGTATTTCGAGAGGTAACCTCAATTGATTCTGAAAATATTCGGGCATGGAACCGCCTGGCTGCTGCTTACGATAATCTGGAACAGCCGGCAAAAGCCATTGAAGCATACCGGGGAATTCTGAATATCGATCCCCAGCGGAAAGATATCGTGGCCGATATTGCCGAACTGTATATCCAGATGAAGGAATTTCAGCAGGCTATGGACTGGGCCAGCCGGGCAATCAATACCGGTTCGGAAAACGGTCTTGGTTACGCAACCCGGGGTAAAGTATACGAAAATCTGGCAGCGGAATGCTCCGGAGGTAGTCCCGATTTTAACGATAAACTGGTATATCAAATGGCGTATGAGGACTATCAGCAGGCTGTCTCCATGGGCTATGGTCAGATAAACGCACGGATTGAATATTTGACGAACTTTATTCCATCCAAGGGGGACTGGTTCTTCCATGAAGATGAAGGGCCGGAGATCGCTCCGTCCAAAGATTGCTATAGCTGGTTGGATCGTTCAGTGAGCCGACCGAGCAATTAA